A window of the Trichoderma asperellum chromosome 6, complete sequence genome harbors these coding sequences:
- the CTG1 gene encoding Guanine nucleotide-binding protein subunit alpha → MGCGMSTEDKEGKARNEEIENQLKRDKMMQRNEIKMLLLGAGESGKSTILKQMKLIHEGGYSRDERESFKEIIFSNTVQSMRVILEAMESLELPLEDQRMEYHVQTIFIQPAQIEGDVLPPEVGGAIEALWKDHGVQECFKRSREYQLNDSARYYFDNIARIAAPDYMPNDQDVLRSRVKTTGITETTFIIGDLTYRMFDVGGQRSERKKWIHCFENVTTILFLVAISEYDQLLFEDETVNRMQEALTLFDSICNSRWFIKTSIILFLNKIDRFKEKLPVSPMKNYFPDYEGGDDYAAACDYILNRFVSLNQHETKQIYTHFTCATDTTQIRFVMAAVNDIIIQENLRLCGLI, encoded by the exons ATGGGTTGCGGAATGTCTACAGAGGACAAGGAGGGCAAGGCCCGAaacgaggagattgagaatCAGCTCAAGCGAGACAAGATGATGCAGCGCAACGAGATCAAGATGTTACTTCTGG GTGCTGGTGAATCTGGAAAGTCTACTATTCTCAAGCAGATGAAGCTGATCCACGAGGGTGGCTACTCTCGCGACGAGCGCGAGTCGTTCAAGGAAATCATCTTCAGCAACACCGTTCAGTCGATGCGCGTCATTCTCGAGGCCATGGAGTCTCTTGAGCTGCCCCTTGAGGATCAGCGCATGGAGTACCACGTCCAGACCATTTTCATCCAACCCGCTCAGATCGAAGGCGATGTTCTGCCCCCGGAAGTCGGAGGTGCTATCGAGGCTCTGTGGAAGGACCACGGCGTGCAGGAGTGTTTCAAGCGATCTCGCGAATATCAGCTGAACGACTCGGCAAGATA TTACTTCGATAATATCGCGCGAATTGCCGCTCCCGACTACATGCCCAACGACCAGGACGTGCTCCGATCACGTGTCAAGACCACTGGTATCACCGAGACGACATTTATCATCGGCGATCTGACCTACCGAATGTTCGATGTCGGTGGTCAGCGATCTGAGCGAAAGAAGTGGATTCACTGCTTCGAGAACGTCACAACAATTCTGTTCCTGGTCGCCATTTCCGAGTACGATCAGCTGCTGTTTGAGGATGAGACCGTCAACCGAATGCAGGAAGCTCTGACGCTCTTTGACTCAATTTGCAACTCCAGATGGTTCATCAAGACCTCCATCATTCTCTTCCTCAACAAGATCGACAGATTCAAGGAGAAGCTGCCGGTCAGCCCGATGAAGAACTACTTCCCCGATTACGAGGGCGGTGATGACTATGCGGCGGCGTGCGACTACATCCTGAACCGATTTGTCAGCCTGAACCAGCACGAGACCAAGCAAATCTACACGCACTTCACTTGCGCCACAGATACCACCCAGATCCGCTTTGTCATGGCGGCAGTCAACG ATATCATTATTCAGGAGAACCTCCGTTTATGCGGTCTCATCTAG
- a CDS encoding uncharacterized protein (EggNog:ENOG41), giving the protein MSIPMTQLGSRAFHHEENPEVEREYDRLRDMARAEAQKRGDCFERSKRAYEDGDGARAKELSNQGKAHDAKMKEYNHQASDYIFRENNAPGRVDADSIDLHGQFIEEAERILEQRIRADQARGQTHLHAIVGKGNHSANHVQKLKPKVEELCRELGLQYSTEENSGRIYINLQGGEPVPPQHGGYGDGYQDQGYQPHHGQQQQHGGQHRPPHQQQQHHQQQQQQQQEDEFGDGLLPLLLRKLEKACCTVM; this is encoded by the exons ATGTCGATTCCTATGACGCAATTGGGCAGTCGCG CCTTCCATCATGAGGAGAACCCCGAAGTAGAGCGCGAGTACGACCGCCTTCGCGATATGGCCCGCGCTGAAGCACAGAAGCGTGGCGATTGCTTCGAACGT TCGAAGCGCGCGTACGAggatggcgacggcgccAGAGCGAAGGAATTGTCCAACCAGGGCAAGGCCCACGATGCCAAGATGAAGGAATACAACCACCAGGCTTCCGACTACATCTTCCGGGAGAACAACGCCCCCGGCCGTGTCGACGCCGACAGCATCGACCTGCACGGCCAATTCATCGAAGAGGCGGAGCGCATTCTCGAACAGCGCATCCGCGCGGATCAGGCTCGGGGCCAGACGCACTTGCACGCTATTGTCGGCAAGGGCAACCACTCGGCCAACCACGTTCAGAAGCTCAAGCCCAAGGTGGAGGAACTATGTCGCGAGCTGGGACTCCAGTATAGCACAGAGGAGAATTCTGGAAGGATATACATCAATCTCCAGGGCGGAGAGCCTGTTCCGCCGCAGCATGGCGGATACGGCGACGGCTACCAAGACCAAGGGTACCAGCCGCATCACggacaacagcagcagcatggtgGTCAGCATCGGCCTccacaccagcagcagcagcaccaccagcagcagcaacagcaacagcaggaGGACGAGTTCGGCGATGGTCTGCTTCCACTTCTCCTGCGCAAGCTGGAAAAGGCTTGCTGTACGGTTATGTAA
- a CDS encoding uncharacterized protein (EggNog:ENOG41): MPSRPRPNKVTKPSPGPAARRASRSSLSAAAQEQLKQYAKEAANANSNANHDATALDTSITEADPIEETQIDGIDKFTAVNLLANGSSMTSIRTSLSASMRPGDEFQLDHQMPDHSSPEDPSARTAADLAYAAYGDLVKIDSALCKKLAAETALREPTQRRVDQKLNIERRSNVEALLAHMTGQAAPKPCKNCHKGHGPWTQCVVYDGQMCGSCTNCWFNASGSRCTFHENNHQQPQTLFAATVTSGANLLFSQPTIAQPSPSNVNLSTDVNHWGLSESTKQLITQTITDVSTFSRRDRFLARIEAAAKELGMRIAEYEEFLRTPEGIAEQNAALDRDRAQNRDTQATEASMADAPADDVLT; this comes from the exons ATGCCAAGCCGACCGCGCCCAAATAAAGTGACCAAGCCGTCGCCCGGGCCTGCCGCTCGTAGGGCCAGCCGgtcatctctctctgccgCTGCCCAGGAGCAGCTGAAGCAATACGCAAAGGAGGCTGCCAACGCCAACTCCAACGCCAACCACGACGCAACCGCGCTCGATACGTCGATTACTGAGGCTGATCCCATTGAAGAAACCCAGATTGACGGCATTGATAAGTTTACCGCGGTCAATCTGCTGGCCAATGGGAGCTCGATGACCTCCATCCGCACGTCTCTCAGCGCCTCGATGCGCCCAGGTGATGAGTTCCAGCTCGACCACCAGATGCCTGACCATTCGTCGCCAGAAGATCCTTCTGCCCGCACTGCAGCCGACCTGGCCTACGCAGCGTACGGAGACCTGGTCAAAATCGACAGTGCGCTCTGCAAAAAGCTCGCTGCCGAAACTGCGCTGCGTGAACCGACTCAGCGCCGCGTCGATCAGAAGCTCAACATTGAGCGCCGGAGCAACGTCGAGGCCTTGCTCGCCCACATGACAGGCCAAGCTGCCCCCAAGCCTTGCAAAAACTGCCACAAGGGCCATGGTCCCTGGACCCAGTGCGTTGTATACGACGGCCAGATGTGTGGAAGTTGCACCAACTGCTGGTTCAATGCAAGCGGCTCAAGATGCACGTTTCATG AGAACAACCATCAGCAGCCACAAACCTTGTTCGCAGCAACTGTCACTTCAGGAGCAAACCTCCTGTTCTCACAGCCCACCATCGCacagccatcgccatccaatGTCAATCTCTCGACGGATGTCAATCACTGGGGTCTGTCTGAGTCGACCAAGCAGTTGATCACCCAAACGATTACTGATGTGAGCACCTTCTCCCGACGAGATCGTTTCCTCGCGAGAATCGAGGCCGCTGCTAAGGAGCTCGGCATGAGAATCGCGGAATACGAAGAGTTTCTCCGGACTCCAGAGGGCATTGCTGAGCAGAATGCTGCCCTGGATAGAGATCGAGCGCAGAATAGAGACACTCAGGCTACTGAGGCTTCTATGGCCGATGCTCCTGCGGACGATGTTCTTacttga
- a CDS encoding uncharacterized protein (EggNog:ENOG41~TransMembrane:7 (o12-31i43-60o72-94i115-134o154-175i187-211o217-242i)), which produces MGRPLQAYDDIAIAELVFYTFALGGGIFLCLKHGFAKNAGFRSLILLSLARIIGASFRLATISSPDNVNLYIGWMTLNGIGLAPLIMLAIGLLSRVFESIQRRKGSVVIKPQHQRFVEILMLLAIILLIVGGTQSNFTITDGKPKVDYSTISHAAEGILIAIAALLALAIALAILNQKYVGVGEHRIIFTVAVCFPFILVRLVYSCLIIFGGVTSTAWLYLGLSSLMEMIVTLFSEVLGFSLDKAGPQPVPRNDEEGQAFSSK; this is translated from the coding sequence ATGGGTCGCCCTCTTCAAGCCTACGACGACATTGCTATCGCCGAGCTTGTGTTCTACACCTTCGCCCTTGGAGGAGgcatcttcctctgcctcAAGCATGGCTTCGCCAAGAACGCCGGCTTTCGAtccctcatcctcctctctcttgctCGAATCATCGGTGCCTCCTTTCGCTTGGCAACCATTTCATCTCCCGATAATGTCAATCTTTACATTGGATGGATGACGCTCAACGGTATTGGCCTTGCGCCTCTTATCATGCTTGCTATTGGTCTTCTAAGTCGCGTCTTCGAGTCCATCCAGCGGCGAAAGGGGAGCGTCGTCATCAAGCCTCAGCACCAGAGATTTGTTGAAATCCTCATGCTGcttgccatcatcctcctcattgTCGGTGGCACTCAGTCCAATTTCACCATCACCGACGGCAAGCCAAAGGTCGATTATTCTACCATCAGCCATGCTGCCGAGGGCATCTTGATTGCAATCGCAGCTCTCCTGGCCCTTGCCATCGCTCTCGCCATCCTTAACCAGAAATACGTCGGCGTGGGTGAACACCGCATCATCTTCACCGTGGCTGTCTGCTTCCCATTCATCCTTGTTCGCCTTGTCTACTCCTGTCtcatcatctttggcggTGTTACTTCCACTGCTTGGCTCTATCTGGGTCTGTCCTCTCTAATGGAGATGATTGTCACGCTGTTCTCAGAAGTTCTTGGATTCAGCTTGGACAAGGCAGGCCCACAGCCAGTTCCTCGAAACGACGAAGAGGGGCAAGCTTTTAGCAGTAAGTAG